In the genome of Petrotoga sp. 9PWA.NaAc.5.4, one region contains:
- a CDS encoding TIM-barrel domain-containing protein, whose protein sequence is MHITQNRNQLVVKSKRETILIEPYGEDCLRFRATLNKDIIEQNWTLLPQKEIVSDIKIKENKATITNGKIKAEILENGTVNYLKENEKKILEELWIDKRVNNADLLHAREYKAISSELYKIQLTFKSYEEEKFYGMGQYANGQFNLKGSVLELAQKNTQISIPFLLSNRNYGIVWNNPAIGRAELVNNYTRWVAEGTKQIDYLIIYGETPEEIIKKYTKLYGRSPMLPEWAAGFWQCKLRYRTQEELLSVAREYKKRELPLSVIVIDFFHWPMQGEWRFDKKYWPDPKAMVDELNQLGIKLMVSIWPTVDLKSENFEEMLENNLLVTTERSEPILMTFRGSCTHFDAMNPESQKYVWNKVKENYYKYGIKMFWLDEAEPEMKTYDYDNVRYYLGNGLEVSNIYPYYYAKTFYDGVKSEGENEIVNLIRCAWHGVQRYGTVVWSGDIPSTFESLKNQIKAGLHMAICGIPWWTTDIGGFYGGDPDDPTFRELIIRWFQFGVFSPIFRLHGNRKYKGEKPNPNEPDDPMNLVGGPNEVWSYGEETYEIIKELLFLREKMKPYIMEQMRKAHEEGTPIMKPMFYDFPEDEKVYEIGDQYMFGPNILVTPITEKGKRNKKVYLPKGAKWKEFSGDKEYEGGQWIEFYVPLNKIPAFLKK, encoded by the coding sequence ATGCATATAACTCAAAATAGAAACCAATTAGTGGTAAAAAGTAAAAGAGAAACTATATTGATTGAACCATATGGTGAAGATTGTTTGAGATTTAGAGCTACTCTAAACAAAGATATCATTGAACAAAATTGGACGTTACTGCCTCAAAAAGAGATAGTAAGTGATATTAAAATAAAGGAAAATAAAGCAACTATAACAAATGGAAAGATTAAAGCGGAAATTTTAGAAAACGGAACAGTGAATTATTTAAAAGAAAACGAAAAAAAGATACTCGAAGAATTATGGATAGATAAAAGGGTAAACAATGCAGATCTTTTACATGCAAGAGAATATAAAGCAATAAGTAGCGAACTATACAAAATACAACTTACATTTAAATCTTACGAAGAAGAAAAGTTCTACGGGATGGGTCAGTATGCAAATGGACAATTCAATCTCAAAGGAAGTGTTTTAGAACTAGCTCAAAAAAACACACAAATAAGTATACCCTTTTTACTATCAAACAGAAATTATGGAATAGTATGGAACAATCCTGCAATAGGTAGAGCGGAGTTAGTAAACAATTACACACGATGGGTAGCTGAAGGGACAAAGCAAATAGATTATTTAATCATATATGGAGAAACGCCAGAAGAAATAATAAAAAAGTACACAAAATTATACGGAAGATCACCGATGTTACCAGAATGGGCAGCTGGATTTTGGCAATGCAAATTAAGGTACAGGACACAAGAAGAATTATTAAGCGTAGCAAGAGAATATAAAAAAAGAGAATTACCTTTATCTGTTATAGTGATAGATTTCTTTCACTGGCCAATGCAAGGGGAATGGAGATTTGATAAAAAGTATTGGCCCGATCCAAAAGCGATGGTAGACGAATTAAACCAATTGGGAATAAAGTTAATGGTCTCCATATGGCCAACGGTAGACTTAAAAAGTGAAAACTTTGAAGAAATGTTAGAAAATAACTTATTAGTAACAACAGAAAGAAGCGAACCCATCTTAATGACATTCAGGGGCTCATGTACTCATTTTGATGCAATGAACCCAGAATCGCAAAAATATGTATGGAACAAAGTAAAAGAAAACTATTATAAATATGGAATAAAGATGTTTTGGTTAGATGAAGCGGAACCTGAGATGAAAACATACGATTACGATAATGTCAGATATTATTTAGGAAACGGATTAGAGGTAAGTAACATATACCCATATTATTATGCCAAAACATTCTATGATGGGGTAAAAAGCGAAGGAGAAAATGAGATAGTAAATCTCATAAGATGTGCATGGCATGGAGTGCAAAGATATGGAACGGTAGTATGGTCAGGAGACATCCCCTCGACATTTGAATCGTTAAAGAATCAAATAAAAGCTGGGTTACACATGGCGATATGTGGTATACCTTGGTGGACAACAGACATAGGAGGATTCTATGGTGGAGATCCAGATGATCCAACGTTCAGAGAATTAATAATAAGATGGTTCCAATTTGGGGTATTTTCACCAATATTTAGGCTTCATGGTAACAGAAAATATAAAGGGGAAAAACCGAATCCTAATGAACCTGATGATCCAATGAACTTAGTAGGAGGTCCAAATGAAGTATGGTCATATGGAGAAGAGACTTATGAAATAATAAAAGAATTATTATTTCTAAGAGAAAAGATGAAACCATACATAATGGAACAAATGAGAAAAGCCCATGAAGAAGGGACACCGATTATGAAACCCATGTTCTATGATTTTCCAGAAGATGAAAAAGTATATGAAATAGGAGATCAATACATGTTTGGACCAAATATATTGGTAACCCCAATAACAGAAAAAGGAAAAAGAAACAAAAAAGTATACTTACCAAAAGGAGCAAAATGGAAAGAATTCTCTGGAGACAAAGAATATG
- the hutH gene encoding histidine ammonia-lyase, protein MNKVCIDGNNLTIEDVIKVARNFFQVDLDNSVLKKIDDSRKVVDKFVKEEKIVYGVTTGFGELCNIFISNDKAEILQRNLIKSHACGVGNPLDIETVRAIMLLRVNSLIKGYSGIRLSTLNTLIEMINKKVHPVIPEKGSLGASGDLAPLAHMVLPMIGEGEAYYNGERLSGREAMILADIDTVDLIAKEGLALINGTQVMTAIAALNIYDSIELSKIADIVSSVTFESLNGIIDAFDEKVHKLRPHKGQINTASNLRRILENSNMVSRQGQLRVQDAYSLRCIPQVHGASKDSINYVKDVVETEMNSVTDNPLIFTNEEEVISAGNFHGQPIALSMDFLSIALSEIANISERRIERMVNPTLSGLSPFLIEKSGLNSGFMLVQYSAASLVSENKILSHPASVDSIPSSANQEDHVSMGTIAARKTRNILNNVRKVLAMELLCACQALDLRGIKGLGKGTKIVYEMIREQIPKITEDKIMYVDINKCEEILKSGNVVKEVEKEIGKLE, encoded by the coding sequence TTGAACAAAGTTTGCATAGATGGAAACAATCTAACTATAGAAGATGTAATCAAAGTAGCGAGAAATTTTTTTCAGGTTGATTTAGATAATTCCGTTTTAAAAAAGATTGATGATTCAAGAAAAGTTGTTGATAAATTTGTGAAGGAAGAAAAAATTGTATATGGTGTAACTACAGGTTTCGGAGAACTTTGCAATATTTTTATATCTAACGACAAAGCAGAAATTCTTCAAAGAAATTTGATAAAAAGTCACGCATGTGGTGTTGGAAATCCTTTAGATATAGAAACTGTTAGAGCAATTATGTTATTAAGAGTCAATTCTTTGATAAAAGGATATTCTGGTATAAGGCTTTCAACTTTAAATACTTTAATTGAAATGATCAATAAGAAGGTACACCCTGTAATCCCTGAAAAAGGTTCATTAGGAGCAAGCGGGGATCTTGCTCCACTAGCACATATGGTTTTGCCCATGATAGGGGAAGGAGAAGCCTACTATAATGGTGAAAGGTTAAGTGGAAGAGAAGCAATGATATTAGCTGACATAGATACTGTTGATTTGATAGCAAAAGAAGGTCTTGCACTAATAAATGGAACACAAGTCATGACAGCTATAGCTGCTTTAAATATATATGATAGTATTGAACTTTCGAAAATAGCTGATATTGTTTCTTCTGTAACTTTTGAGTCATTAAATGGGATTATTGACGCTTTTGATGAAAAAGTGCACAAGCTAAGGCCTCATAAAGGCCAAATAAATACTGCCAGCAATTTAAGAAGAATATTGGAAAATAGTAATATGGTTTCTCGTCAAGGTCAATTAAGGGTCCAAGATGCATATTCTCTAAGATGCATACCACAAGTACACGGTGCATCCAAGGATTCTATAAACTATGTAAAAGATGTTGTAGAAACTGAAATGAATTCTGTGACAGATAATCCTTTAATTTTTACAAATGAGGAAGAAGTTATATCTGCAGGAAACTTTCATGGTCAACCGATAGCTTTAAGCATGGATTTTTTATCAATTGCCTTATCAGAAATTGCTAATATATCGGAAAGACGCATAGAAAGAATGGTGAACCCAACTCTTAGTGGGCTGTCTCCATTTTTAATCGAAAAAAGTGGTTTAAATTCTGGCTTTATGCTCGTTCAATATTCGGCTGCATCGTTGGTTTCAGAAAATAAAATTCTTTCACATCCTGCAAGTGTTGATTCTATACCTTCTTCTGCGAACCAAGAAGATCATGTTTCAATGGGTACAATCGCAGCACGAAAAACAAGAAATATTCTTAACAATGTAAGAAAGGTTCTTGCAATGGAGTTATTGTGTGCTTGCCAAGCTCTTGATTTACGAGGAATAAAAGGATTAGGAAAAGGTACAAAAATAGTTTATGAAATGATTAGAGAACAAATTCCAAAAATTACAGAAGACAAAATCATGTACGTAGATATCAATAAATGTGAAGAAATATTGAAATCTGGAAATGTTGTAAAAGAAGTGGAAAAAGAAATAGGTAAATTAGAATAA